In the genome of Candidatus Pristimantibacillus lignocellulolyticus, the window AATTGCTGGCTTTGCCATTTGCTTGATTCTAGTTCGTTTATTGTAGAATGTTGTAAAGTGAGGAGAATAGGATGAATCCTAAGATTGATTGGTTATTAGAAAATGAATATCTAGCCTCAATTGTGTATGTTTCTGTGGCGATACTTACATTGATTGTATTTTTGTCACTGTTTGAGTTAGTAACGAAATATCGTTGCTGGCATGAAATTAAGCGAGGCAATGTTGCTGTTGCTATGGCAACAGGAGGGAAAATTTTTGGTATTTGTAACATTTTCCGATTTTCTATTTCAATGAATAGCTCAATCTATGAGAATTTAATTTGGGGAACCTATGGCTTTATCATTTTGCTTGTCGCTTATTTCCTATTTGAATTTTTGACTCCGGTATTTAGAATAGATGAGGAACTCGCTAATGATAATCGTGCGGTTGGATTGATAGCTATGATTATTTCTGTCTCGTTATCCTATGTAATCGGTGCGACTATTCTTATCTAAAGAAGGTGTTTCTTATGAAAATATTGTCTAGAATATTAGCAATAGTTGCAGTTTTGTTTTTTGTTATTGGTATTATATATGTAGCAAACATGTGATAACATCTCATGTATTTAGAAAGGAAGTTAATAATGGAATTACAAACAACATGTCCATGGTGTGAATCAGATATCATTTGGGATAAGGAGATCGGACCAGAAAAACATTGCCCACACTGTGAAAACGAACTTAGTGGTTACAGAACATTAGAAGTTGATATAGACGATGAAGAAGATGTTGATGATGAGCGTGCTGATCAAGATGACTCAGAATGGGAAGATGATGACCGCGGGATTTTGCGTACAACTCGTGAAATTGCTGCAAACAGTTCCTTGCAAAGTATTCTTAATGAGCAATTTGAGATGCCAGAATGTATTAATTGTCGTTCATATATGGTGGAAGCGGGTTTACAAGTTGTTGGTGAGAATGGACAATTTGAATCAAAAGTTTCACCAATTAACGGTATGCCTTTAGTGAACGAAACTTTTAAAGTAATCTGGTATGTATGTCCTTCTTGTTATCGTACGGATAGCTATCTTGATTTGCGTGATCGTAAGCAATTGCTTGACGCATTAACGCCAGAAGTTTAGTAGTTGGAAATATCGTGCTGGTATGTCGTCTTTAGCCTAAGGGTATGTTATCACAGAGCTAATTTAGCTTAATCCTGTTTCTAGGGGAAGTGATAAGATGGCAAAATTATTAGACAAGCAAGCAATGATATTACTTGCGATTTATGCTTCATTTGGCTTTGCTAATTTATTGTCAGGCACGTTTGTTCCTGTATATCTATGGAAAGCAAGTCAATCGTACTTTACCGTAGCACTTTATGCATTTGCACAGTACAGTGCGGGAGGGATAACGTTTTATCTCGCAGGTAAATGGGTAAAGGAAGGAAATAAATTAAATTGCCTGCGAGCAGGGTGTCTGCTCTCAGGCGTTTTTTATAGTATTGTGCTGTGGGTTAAGCAAGGGGCGAGCGATATTCCAATAGTACTTGGGCTTATTAGTGGTATGGGCTTAGGACTCTTTTGGATTGCCTATAATGTGGTCTATTTTGAAATTACGGAACCCAACACACGAGATCGATTTAATGGTTGGCAAGGATTATTAATCGCATTTGCAGGGATTGTTGCTCCGTGGTCTTCAGGAATTATAATTAGTATGTTATCAGATTTGAAAGGTTATCAGCTCATATTTACAAGTTCACTAATAATATTTGCTTGTTGTGGCGCATTAAGCTTTTTTATTAAGAGAAGACCAGCTTTAGGTAAATATGATTGGGCTCATCCAATGAAACAAATGAAAAGTTCAGATACGAGTTGGCGGAGAGCATTTGCTGCTATTGTCGCGCAAGGTGTTCGTGAAGGAGTATTTCTATTTTTAATTGGATTAGTTGTGTATATTGCGACTAGCGATGAAGCTAAAGTTGGGATGTATAGTTTATTGGCATCGGTTACAGCTTTAATAAGCTATTGGATTGTTGGGCGTTATATGAAGCCGAATTGGAGAATTTGGTCGATGTTCATTGGTGTGATATCATTAGCGGCAATCATTGTTCCGTTATTTGGTGGTATTCAATATCGTTCATTATTATGGTTTGGTATAGGGACAGCGATGATATTTCCTCTGTATATCATACCTATTACTTCTAGGATTTTTGATTTGATCGGGGCATCGCAACAATCAGTTGAAAAGCGGGAAGAGTTGATTGTATTTAGAGAGATCGCTTTAACATTAGGTCGAATCATTGGTTTGATTCCTTTCTTTATCTATTTGCAATGGAATAATACAGAACAAGGTTTGGTATGGATGTTATTAATTGTAGGTTCAATACCGATACTAGGTTGGTTTTGGATGCGGAAATTATTCCGTGATGATTACGGAAGAACTAGTGAAAAGGTTTAGAATAGGCTTTTGAAGATACTTTTCATAACCATGATGAAATCCAAGAACTAATGAAAAGTTTTAGGAGGAATTTAAGATGGCCAAAATAGTGAATAGTGTAATGGAATTAATCGGAGATACTCCAGCAGTTGTATTGAATCGAATAGCCGAGGCGGGTAGTGCAGAGGTCATCGTAAAGCTAGAATACTTTAATCCAAGTGGTAGTGTTAAAGATCGTGCTGCCTATAACTTAATTGCTCAAGCTGAACTTGCAGGAACACTACAGCCTGGAGCTACAATTATTGAACCGACCAGTGGAAATACAGGGATTGGTCTTGCGATGAACGCAGCAGCAAAAGGATATCGTATCATACTCGTTATGCCTGACAATATGACTAAAGAACGGATTGGGATGCTGAAAGCTTATGGAGCCGAAGTTGTGCTAACACCATCTGCTAATCGAATGTCTGGGGCACTTGCAAAAGCGTTAGATCTACAGAAAAGTATACCGAACTCTTTTATCCCTAATCAATTTGAAAATCAAGCAAATCCCGATATACACCGTAAAACGACGGCTCTAGAAATTATCGAGCAGACGCAAGGGGAATTAGATGCATTTGTAGCTTCTGCTGGAACAGGAGGTACAATTACTGGAACGAGTGAAGTACTTAAACAAAAATTACCACATATTCATATAGCTGTCGTGGAGCCTAAAGGTTCACCTGTTCTGTCAGGAGGTCAACCGGGATCGCATAAGCTGGTTGGAACAAGCCCTGGATTTATACCTGCTATTTTGAATACATCAATTTATGATGAGATTATTCAAGTTGCTGATGAAGACGCCATCCATACTATGAAGTTGCTTGCACAGCAAGAGGGTATTCTTGTAGGACCATCATCAGGTGCAACCGTATGGGCAGCTATGCAAATTGCACGAAAATTAGGAACCGGTAAACGAGTGTTGTGTATTGCGCCGGATACTGGTGAGCGTTACCTCAGTATGGATCTATTCTAACTTAGAGGTAGTTCAAAACATCCACTCGTGATCACGATGTACATGCTAACGTAGCATAGTCGGCATCGAATATGCCCCCATCGAAAGCCTGTGTGTGCTCGTGTACCAATAACGTACACTTTGCTACTCGTTTCCGTTGTGGGGCATCTTCTTGGTGTTGACTAGCGAATGTTTTAAACCTTCATTTTAAGAGGTAGTTCAAAAGGCGGACTTTGATAACGATGATTGTGCTAATGTAGCTTATTCGACATCGAATATGAAGCGAACTTTGGAAGTCCGGTCCGCGTGTACCAATAACCTACACTTGCGTTTCCTCCTCCCTAAAGTAACGCCTCATCTTCTCGATTCTGAAAGTTCGCTTATTGAACTTTTATTGGAAGAGGTAGTTCAAAAAGCTGACTTTGATAACGATGATTGTGCTAATGTAGCTTATTCGACATCGAATATGAAGCGAACTTTGGAAGTCCGGTCCGCGTGTACCAATAACGTACACTTGCGTTTCCTCCTCCCAAAAGTAGCGCCTCATCTTCTCGATTCTGAAAGTTCGCTTATTGAACTTTTATTGGAAGAGGTAGTTCAAAAGCTGACTTAGATAACGATGATTGTGCTAATGTAGCTTATTCGACATCGAATATGAAGCGAATTTTGGAAGTCCGGCACGCGTGTACCAATAACGTACACTTACGTTTCCTCCTCCCTAAAGTAACGCTCGATTTTCTCCAATTTTTAGATCGTATAGCAGACAGCATATTAGCTCATGCTAAGATTGCAGTTATTTGTGATTATGTTAGGAGGATGAACGAATGCAACCAATGTCAAGCAAAGAACTTGAGTATGTGATTGACTCTATCTCGAATGAGGATTTGTTGTTACGTCAATGTGCTGCAGTTGTTGCAGCTGCAACCCACCCGGCCTTAAAAAGTTGTTGTGAAGCGATGGTGCAAACTCATCAAGATAATTACAACACGTTGATGAAATCAATTGAGCAGCATCAGGCAGTAGCACCTATGGGTATGAATTAATTTTCATTTCAAACATTCATGATGTAACGGAGGGAATTCAATGACTACGAATACCAGTCAAAAATGTACGTTAACTGAGGAAGATCTGGCAGGAACAGTACTTGCTGATCTTAAGAGGGTAGTACGTGAATACGCTACTGCAGCAACGGAATCAAATTGTCCGACAATTAGACAGATGTTTACTGATCTCCTAAATAAGACACTAACGATGCAGGGTCAACTATACACTGTAATGTCTCAAGTAAATATGTATCAAGCGCCTTCAGTCGCTCCTAAAAAGGAATTAGACAAGCAGCTTCGATCATATGCTACTCAACAACAGCAAACACAAAGCTGGCTGCAACAGAATAACCTAGATAATCAACATCAGACGGCGCCATTGTACACTTCATTGCATTAATTGCACGAAAATGGCATCATAATACGATTTGCAGTAAAAAAGACCCTAATAGGGTCTTTTTTATCTTTGCAGAACGTATCTATTCGGTGTAAAATAACGTACATAGCTTTGTTGCTATACACCACAGGAAGTGGGAAGGAGTAAAGTCATGATAGGAATTAGTGAATTTCAATTAAAAGTGCTTGAGCTTTTGCAAGAGGACGCCAGAATTAAACCGGAATTAATCGCCACCATGCTTGGTGTCGCCGTAGAGGAAGTTCGTGACGCAGTCGCCACACTTGAACAAAATCATATCATCGTGAAGTATGCTACGATTGTAAATTGGAGTAAAATGCATGACGAGAAAGTTACGGCTTTAATCGAAGTGCAAATTACACCTGAGCGTGGACGTGGCTTTGATCGTATCGCAGAAACGATATACTTGTATCCTGAAGTTAAGTCGCTGTATCTTATGTCAGGCGCTTATGATTTACAAGTTGAGATTGAAGGAAATAGTTTGAAGGAAGTTGCTTCCTTCGTTTCTAATAAATTATCTACAATTGAAGCAGTCTTATCTACTAAAACATACTTTGTACTTAAAAAATATAAACAGGATGGCATTATCTTCGAAGAGCATGAAAGTGATCATCGTATGATGGTATCCCCATAAGAAGGGTGAATGTGATGACAAACGAAGCATCGCAAGTATCATCCCTACCAGTGCAAGCTCGATCAATGAAAGATTTCTTGAATCCAGCAGTAAGAGATATTAAACCTTCAGGTATTCGTCGATTTTTTGATCTTGTTAGTACTCGTAAGGATGTAATTACACTTGGTGTAGGAGAACCCGATTTTGTAACACCTTGGCATGTTCGTGAAGCAGCAGTGATGTCTTTAGAAAGAGGCAAAACTCAATATTCTTCAAATGCTGGTATGCCAGAGCTAAGAGATGCAATCGGCACTTATTTAGATAATAGTTTTCAAGTGGAATATAATCCAGCAGATGAGATTTTAGTTACTGTAGGTGGTAGTGAAGCTATCGATCTTGCGCTTCGTACATTGATTTCGCCTGGTGATGAGATTTTAATTCCTGAACCATGCTATATTTCATATTCTCCAATTACTGTTCTTAGCGGCGGAGTTTCCGTAGGAATCGAAACTTTTGCAAAGGATCAATTCAAATTGACAGCAGAGTCTTTGAGGAAATCAATTACTCCAAAATCAAAAGTTCTAATTCTTTGTTATCCAAGTAACCCAACGGGTGGAATTATGACTTATGAAGATTGGCTTCCAATTGCGAAAGTAGTTGAAGAGAACGATCTTATCGTTATAAGTGATGAAATTTACGCTGAATTAACATATGGTACGAAGCATGTCAGTTTTGCATCGATCCCTGGAATGAAGGATCGTACAATTCTTGTAAGTGGATTTGCTAAAGCATTTGCAATGACTGGCTGGCGAATTGGTTATGCTTGTGGTCATTCAGATATTATTTCCGCAATGCTAAAAATTCATCAGTATACTGTAATGTGTGCACCAGTAATGTCACAATTTGCTGCAATTGA includes:
- a CDS encoding DUF350 domain-containing protein, which produces MNPKIDWLLENEYLASIVYVSVAILTLIVFLSLFELVTKYRCWHEIKRGNVAVAMATGGKIFGICNIFRFSISMNSSIYENLIWGTYGFIILLVAYFLFEFLTPVFRIDEELANDNRAVGLIAMIISVSLSYVIGATILI
- a CDS encoding MFS transporter, with the translated sequence MAKLLDKQAMILLAIYASFGFANLLSGTFVPVYLWKASQSYFTVALYAFAQYSAGGITFYLAGKWVKEGNKLNCLRAGCLLSGVFYSIVLWVKQGASDIPIVLGLISGMGLGLFWIAYNVVYFEITEPNTRDRFNGWQGLLIAFAGIVAPWSSGIIISMLSDLKGYQLIFTSSLIIFACCGALSFFIKRRPALGKYDWAHPMKQMKSSDTSWRRAFAAIVAQGVREGVFLFLIGLVVYIATSDEAKVGMYSLLASVTALISYWIVGRYMKPNWRIWSMFIGVISLAAIIVPLFGGIQYRSLLWFGIGTAMIFPLYIIPITSRIFDLIGASQQSVEKREELIVFREIALTLGRIIGLIPFFIYLQWNNTEQGLVWMLLIVGSIPILGWFWMRKLFRDDYGRTSEKV
- the cysK gene encoding cysteine synthase A, with amino-acid sequence MAKIVNSVMELIGDTPAVVLNRIAEAGSAEVIVKLEYFNPSGSVKDRAAYNLIAQAELAGTLQPGATIIEPTSGNTGIGLAMNAAAKGYRIILVMPDNMTKERIGMLKAYGAEVVLTPSANRMSGALAKALDLQKSIPNSFIPNQFENQANPDIHRKTTALEIIEQTQGELDAFVASAGTGGTITGTSEVLKQKLPHIHIAVVEPKGSPVLSGGQPGSHKLVGTSPGFIPAILNTSIYDEIIQVADEDAIHTMKLLAQQEGILVGPSSGATVWAAMQIARKLGTGKRVLCIAPDTGERYLSMDLF
- a CDS encoding spore coat protein → MTTNTSQKCTLTEEDLAGTVLADLKRVVREYATAATESNCPTIRQMFTDLLNKTLTMQGQLYTVMSQVNMYQAPSVAPKKELDKQLRSYATQQQQTQSWLQQNNLDNQHQTAPLYTSLH
- a CDS encoding Lrp/AsnC family transcriptional regulator; this translates as MSEFQLKVLELLQEDARIKPELIATMLGVAVEEVRDAVATLEQNHIIVKYATIVNWSKMHDEKVTALIEVQITPERGRGFDRIAETIYLYPEVKSLYLMSGAYDLQVEIEGNSLKEVASFVSNKLSTIEAVLSTKTYFVLKKYKQDGIIFEEHESDHRMMVSP
- a CDS encoding aminotransferase class I/II-fold pyridoxal phosphate-dependent enzyme, which translates into the protein MKDFLNPAVRDIKPSGIRRFFDLVSTRKDVITLGVGEPDFVTPWHVREAAVMSLERGKTQYSSNAGMPELRDAIGTYLDNSFQVEYNPADEILVTVGGSEAIDLALRTLISPGDEILIPEPCYISYSPITVLSGGVSVGIETFAKDQFKLTAESLRKSITPKSKVLILCYPSNPTGGIMTYEDWLPIAKVVEENDLIVISDEIYAELTYGTKHVSFASIPGMKDRTILVSGFAKAFAMTGWRIGYACGHSDIISAMLKIHQYTVMCAPVMSQFAAIEALTNGLEEKDKMIESYNQRRRLVVQGFREIGLQCHEPQGAFYAFPSIASTGLTSEQFAQRLLEEANVAAVPGDVFGLGGEGHLRCSYATSVASLTEAIDRIGNFVHKLK